In Musa acuminata AAA Group cultivar baxijiao chromosome BXJ2-8, Cavendish_Baxijiao_AAA, whole genome shotgun sequence, one genomic interval encodes:
- the LOC135580924 gene encoding uncharacterized protein LOC135580924 isoform X2: MDLLNQPCDCWAVPICGRERMIPSMDSSRLFYQVPVEVMPWRANHYPRVLLFMWNQSHCRDVPPIMIQVWPLTVVKDCIFEWIRAFKLGDCDQKQASPPSCSMVGASHMSSQCSAAEWKLSDQVSGHAGEPHLIPFGLAR, encoded by the exons ATGGATCTTCTGAACCAGCCATGCGATTG TTGGGCGGTGCCTATTTGTGGCAGGGAGAGGATGATTCCCAGTATGGATAGCTCAAGACTGTTTTACCAGGTGCCAG TTGAGGTCATGCCATGGCGGGCAAATCACTATCCAAGGGTGCTGCTGTTCATGTGGAATCAATCACATTGCCGTGAT GTCCCGCCAATCATGATCCAGGTTTGGCCACTTACCGTGGTCAAAGATTGCATCTTCGAGTGGATCAGAGCATTTAAACTGGGCGACTGCGACCAAAAGCAAGCATCCCCGCCATCATGTTCCATGGTTGGTGCAAGTCACATGTCATCGCAGTGTTCTGCTG CCGAGTGGAAGCTCTCGGATCAGGTTTCAGGTCATGCAGGTGAACCGCATCTGATTCCGTTTGGCTTGGCTCGGTGA
- the LOC135580924 gene encoding uncharacterized protein LOC135580924 isoform X1 has protein sequence MTTYPLVHGSSEPAMRLDSWAVPICGRERMIPSMDSSRLFYQVPVEVMPWRANHYPRVLLFMWNQSHCRDVPPIMIQVWPLTVVKDCIFEWIRAFKLGDCDQKQASPPSCSMVGASHMSSQCSAAEWKLSDQVSGHAGEPHLIPFGLAR, from the exons ATGACTACATATCCATTAGTACATGGATCTTCTGAACCAGCCATGCGATTG GATAGTTGGGCGGTGCCTATTTGTGGCAGGGAGAGGATGATTCCCAGTATGGATAGCTCAAGACTGTTTTACCAGGTGCCAG TTGAGGTCATGCCATGGCGGGCAAATCACTATCCAAGGGTGCTGCTGTTCATGTGGAATCAATCACATTGCCGTGAT GTCCCGCCAATCATGATCCAGGTTTGGCCACTTACCGTGGTCAAAGATTGCATCTTCGAGTGGATCAGAGCATTTAAACTGGGCGACTGCGACCAAAAGCAAGCATCCCCGCCATCATGTTCCATGGTTGGTGCAAGTCACATGTCATCGCAGTGTTCTGCTG CCGAGTGGAAGCTCTCGGATCAGGTTTCAGGTCATGCAGGTGAACCGCATCTGATTCCGTTTGGCTTGGCTCGGTGA
- the LOC135580924 gene encoding uncharacterized protein LOC135580924 isoform X3: MTTYPLVHGSSEPAMRLDSWAVPICGRERMIPSMDSSRLFYQVPVEVMPWRANHYPRVLLFMWNQSHCRDVKKEPMLVTLVWSCLFFELDIYECRSRQS; the protein is encoded by the exons ATGACTACATATCCATTAGTACATGGATCTTCTGAACCAGCCATGCGATTG GATAGTTGGGCGGTGCCTATTTGTGGCAGGGAGAGGATGATTCCCAGTATGGATAGCTCAAGACTGTTTTACCAGGTGCCAG TTGAGGTCATGCCATGGCGGGCAAATCACTATCCAAGGGTGCTGCTGTTCATGTGGAATCAATCACATTGCCGTGAT GTTAAAAAAGAACCCATGCTCGTTACACTTGTTTGGTCGTGCCTCTTTTTCGAGTTGGATATATATGAATGCAGGTCCCGCCAATCATGA
- the LOC135619976 gene encoding potassium channel KAT3-like produces MFSCMNYFQHFCNDGFQLESGGFNLHDDLLPSLGATINHTTKLRKHIVSPYDPRYRLWELFLIFLVLYSAWICPFEFAFLRYLPSKIFLVDNIVDSFFAIDIVLTFFVAFMDHKSCLLVDDPKRIAVRYLSTWFIFDACSTYPIQTISFSYNRHGNSLSFKLLSMLRLWRLRRVGSLFARLEKDIRFNYFWTRCTKLFSVTIFAVHCSGCFNYMIADRYPDPKRTWIGAVIPNFREDDLWLRYVTAIYWSITTLTTTGYGDLHAENTREMLFDICYMFFNLGLMAYLIGNMTNLVVQGTSRTKKFRDTIQNASEFASRNKLPKYIEEQMLSHICLRFKTQELKQQEILDDLPKAIRSSIAEHLFLPIVQNVYLFQGVASNTLFQMVTEMKAEYFPPKEDVMLQNEAPTDLYVIVSGAVEMRTYADGIEKVHGSVTAGEIVGEIAVLCHMPQPFTVRTTELTQILRLNRTILFNIIHKSKQDATIVMSNLLQKLRVHERLYPGIKQNDSELLQQWQEKIAMNRNENHDQDENSYRLSNTLEEMDAGDLLCKAESKKDIRMDIQPPISCCNTKVDHADKRTVLHTAVWEGHNETAKVLLKQGSTVDKVDGNRWTQKGLGKYENKGKLEPLSSIGNDIKNYGSREWRKTTDHGNNFKHHSSREWRPRFPYPNISEMLVASCSHGGHEFDNNVKNLTSKRVTIHMHSQRANPARQLTAKMINLPGTVEELLRIGGEKFVGHHPEKVINQENAEIDDLSKVQDGDHLYLLEI; encoded by the exons ATGTTCTCTTGCATGAACTACTTCCAACATTTTTGCAATGATGGTTTCCAATTGGAAAGTGGAGGATTCAACTTACATGATGACCTTTTGCCATCACTTGGAGCAACAATAAACCATACAACCAAACTCAGGAAGCACATTGTCTCCCCATATGATCCTCGTTACAG ACTATGGGAGTTGTTCTTGATATTTCTGGTTCTCTACTCCGCCTGGATCTGCCCATTTGAGTTTGCATTTCTACGATACTTGCCAAGCAAAATTTTTCTTGTGGATAACATTGTTGATAGCTTTTTTGCAATCGACATTGTACTCACATTCTTTGTTGCTTTCATGGATCACAAATCCTGTCTTCTTGTTGATGATCCAAAGAGAATAGCAGTCAG GTATCTATCTACTTGGTTCATCTTTGATGCATGTTCAACATATCCCATTCAAACAATCAGCTTCTCCTACAATAGACATGGTAATAGTCTCAGCTTCAAACTTCTAAGTATGCTTAGACTGTGGCGTCTGCGTCGTGTCGGTTCTCTGTTTGCTAG GCTTGAGAAGGATATTCGGTTCAATTATTTCTGGACACGGTGCACAAAACTTTTCTCA GTAACTATTTTTGCAGTTCATTGTTCTGGATGCTTTAACTATATGATTGCCGACCGATACCCTGACCCAAAAAGAACCTGGATAGGAGCAGTGATACCAAACTTCAGGGAAGATGACCTGTGGCTCAGATATGTAACAGCAATATACTGGTCAATTACAACCCTGACGACAACAGGCTATGGTGACTTACATGCTGAAAACACAAGAGAAATGCTATTTGATATATGCTACATGTTCTTCAATCTGGGTTTGATGGCTTACCTCATTGGAAATATGACAAATCTTGTTGTCCAAGGGACCAGTCGCACAAAAAAATTT AGGGACACCATCCAAAATGCTTCCGAATTTGCATCAAGAAATAAGTTGCCAAAATACATAGAGGAACAGATGCTATCTCACATATGCTTACGGTTCAAGACACAGGAACTCAAGCAGCAAGAGATACTTGATGATCTCCCAAAGGCCATTCGCTCAAGCATAGCTGAGCACTTGTTCTTACCCATTGTTCAAAACGTATACCTTTTCCAAGGAGTCGCCTCTAATACCCTTTTTCAAATG GTGACAGAAATGAAAGCCGAGTATTTTCCACCAAAGGAAGATGTGATGCTACAGAATGAAGCCCCAACAGATTTATATGTAATAGTATCAGGAGCAGTG GAAATGCGAACATATGCCGATGGGATTGAAAAG GTTCATGGGAGTGTGACTGCTGGAGAGATAGTTGGGGAGATAGCGGTTCTTTGTCACATGCCACAGCCATTCACAGTAAGAACCACTGAACTAACACAAATTCTCAGACTGAACAGGACTATACTTTTCAACATTATTCACAAAAGCAAACAGGATGCAACTATTGTCATGAGTAATCTTCTCCAG AAGTTGCGTGTACATGAAAGATTATACCCTGGGATAAAGCAAAATGATTCAGAACTACTTCAACAATGGCAAGAAAAAATAGCTATGAACAGGAATGAGAACCATGATCAGGATGAAAATAGTTATCGACTTAGCAATACACTAGAGGAGATGGATGCAGGAGACCTACTCTGCAAGGCAGAAAGTAAAAAGGATATTCGCATGGATATTCAACCTCCAATTAGTTGCTGCAATACAAAAGTAGACCATGCAGATAAACGCACTGTGTTGCATACGGCTGTATGGGAAGGACACAATGAAACTGCCAAGGTTCTGCTCAAACAAGGATCAACTGTGGACAAAGTTGATGGTAACAGGTGGACCCAAAAGGGTCTGGGTAAATATGAGAATAAAGGCAAATTAGAGCCCTTATCCAGCATTGGAAATGACATTAAGAACTATGGCAGCAGGGAATGGAGAAAGACAACCGACCATGGGAATAACTTTAAGCACCATAGCAGCAGGGAATGGAGACCCAGGTTTCCTTATCCAAATATTAGTGAAATGTTGGTAGCTTCTTGTTCACATGGTGGCCATGAATTTGATAACAATGTCAAGAACCTAACTAGCAAAAGAGTGACAATTCACATGCATTCTCAAAGGGCAAATCCAGCAAGGCAGCTAACAGCTAAGATGATAAATTTACCTGGCACGGTGGAGGAACTTCTCAGAATTGGTG gtGAGAAGTTTGTCGGACATCATCCTGAAAAAGTGATCAACCAAGAGAACGCAGAAATTGATGATCTAAGCAAGGTTCAAGATGGGGACCATTTATATCTCCTAGAGATTTGA